The following coding sequences are from one Bacillus sp. (in: firmicutes) window:
- a CDS encoding low molecular weight protein arginine phosphatase yields the protein MRKILFICTGNTCRSPMAEAILRHRTNNRYEVKSAGIFAHDGSTASPHSIEVLKKQSISIDHKSKQLTTELVTWSDLILTMGKSHKEMILERYPKAFDKVFSLKEFAQNKKVDIADPYGGTLDDYEKTFQEIDEAIAKLIEKLGS from the coding sequence ATGCGTAAAATCCTATTCATTTGTACAGGAAATACATGTCGCAGTCCAATGGCAGAGGCTATTTTGAGGCATCGAACAAATAACCGCTACGAAGTTAAATCGGCTGGTATTTTTGCGCACGATGGTAGTACCGCGTCGCCTCATTCTATTGAAGTTTTAAAAAAACAATCGATTTCGATTGACCATAAATCGAAACAGCTTACAACCGAACTAGTAACATGGTCTGATTTAATTCTAACGATGGGAAAAAGCCATAAAGAAATGATTCTAGAGCGCTATCCGAAGGCTTTTGATAAGGTATTTAGCTTAAAAGAATTTGCCCAAAACAAGAAAGTGGATATTGCCGATCCGTATGGCGGAACACTTGATGACTATGAAAAAACTTTTCAAGAAATAGATGAAGCCATTGCGAAGCTTATTGAAAAATTGGGGAGTTAA